The Coccidioides posadasii str. Silveira chromosome 2, complete sequence genomic interval AAACCGGTCATCTGTATCTTTTCCATTATCGCGTACGCCCTGACGAATCTTTCACCAGCGCCCGAATTTGACCCAAACGTTAAGATCGTCGTTGGGACATGGAGGACCAAAACATTGGCGAGGATGACAGCTAGCACACGCCGAAGCAGTTTTTGGTCACGTTGAACCAAATGCAGTCTCGAATAAAGTACAAATGATTGACCTGTAACCATGAACCACCAACCAATTGAAATGAAAACGATCGAGAGCCAGACAGAGTCCATCAAGTGGAAGAATTTGATCAAGTAGCCAACAGAGTACGGCACCACACCGGCAACACCGGCGACGAGCAGACTCCAGAAGTAAAGCCCTTCAAATCGTGTGAAGGTGACGAAGACGAGGACACAGAGTTCAACTGCATTATACCATGCAATCCCGATAAACGTCGCAATCGCGACTTTGACGGTAAAACTTCTCTCTTGATACTCTCCGGTTAGGCCGTCGAACCGCATCTCGAACACGGGCGCCAGGGCCCCTTCCAGCGCCTGAAAAGGACGGTTTCCAATTCCCGCAATGAATTCAGCGAAAGATGATCGTATTTGCGCTCGCCACTCCCCTGGGCGAGGCCATGGTGCAAAGATTGTGACTTTCTCGGCAAGTTGGGCCCTTCATCAGGGCCGTGCAAAAAGTGGCGGGGACGGGGGGTTAAATGAAGGAGCCTGACAGAAGCAAAACATGTGGCACGTCCCACCCGACATCATTTGTGTGTGTTGCAAGCGGCCCGTATACGGTCGCGTCTTTTGTTTAAAAAGTCCCAGATTCTGGGCAACCAGTGCGACCAGCCCACATGGCGGAAATACCGAAGTGGACCGATTTACCCACTGTCGTCACTCCTCGCTCCCCAATCAGGCTGGTTGCTCGGCCGTAAGCTTACTATCCCGCCCACGTCCCTTTGGGCCGGGAGAGTACGGGAGCTGATTGCCACTGATGCAGACACAGAAACTGGAATTGGCCATTTATTCGTCGGCGGGATTGTCAGCCTCGGAACGTTATTCCATTTGTATCCAGCCCAGGCCCCACGGGCGAAGTTGATGTCAGTGGTAACTCCAATCCTGACTCTCGGGAATAAACCCGTTTCAGGGCGGAATCTTGTTTTGAAAGCCATTTGCAACTCCTTTGTTTCTGCGTCGCGGCTTTTCCTGGGCGGGGAGGTGGTTGGATTCAGTGTGTATAGTCTGCCTTAGGCGCACAGAGGTCCCTGGCGAATGCGCTGCACGCCCTGAATCTGGAATTGCCTATTTCGCAACCTTCTGAGCATAAATTCCGCAATAGTTGATGTGATCGGCAGCGATTCTCCAGAATCACAAACCATGTTGAAGTCACCAGAGAAGGTATCTTCAGAACACATTTGAAAGAGAGAAGTGGGCACTGTGAATGATTCTCAGATGACCAACTAACATCCTGGCCAGAAATAGCACACAAGTATCCAGCAAAACTCGACGTGGTGCACACTTACGGTTAGTTAACAGAAGCGTAGAAAGTCTCACTAGATATCTCTCAAGGCAATGCTACAGGATGGCATCGATTTGGCACCCTAAGGTTTTAGTATCCTCAAGAGCTAGATTAGATTCATTCTGGTCTTCCGCTGATCATTTTGAAACTCATCCTGAAAAGGGTGATTTACTTTGCTTCCCGCACCTGGAACACCCTAATATCGTCTGTTCTCATCCAGCCGCTGTCTACTGCATTCTTCCCCTGTTACTTTTCGTTACCTCCTCGTTGGCCGGAGCTCCAGGATCTTATCAACAGGTGACAAATTGAGCCCCAACTTTGGACTCGATGCCGAGAATAGTGGCAATATCGATCCTTCGAGTGAAGCTTTGGTGTCCTTGTCAAGCTGCTCCGGGTCAGCTTACGGGCTTGCTAAAACCGGCCTTGAAATTTTTCCGGTGCAAGCAACAGAATCATGTAAAGGATGGCGACAAGGTGCAAGACATGGCTACATTCCCATGGACATTAGACGGGCGGCAGCCAGAAGTAGACCTCAATTTGGCTGACGACGCCTTGATATTCGGCGAACAAAAGTGCTGCCCATTGTCATCTTCTCACAGACTTGTAGAGAAAAGTAAAACACTGGCAGCTGTGTAGCAAAATGATATCACAGTGATGATGTGTTGCCTGAAATTCACTGGCCTCTGCAAAAACTGGCTCAGGCTAAACATGTCTAGCAGTTAGTGTATGATGTGCAGGATGGGATGTACGCAAAAACAGTGGATGCTGACTATTAATCACATCAATCAACTAGAAGTAATGTCCAGAGAAGGTCGTTTGGGAATAGACTAGAGCTCAAAGTAATTAGCCTTTCAAAAGGCCGCTTGATACTTGACGCTTCACAAAGCATCTGTACCAAAGAGGTGATCAGTTACTAGGGGCAAAATGGTGCACAGAATGCTAGCTATGCTGCTCACATATGTAGATATGAGCCCTCATGTAAGCAAATCTCTCAGCTAACGTCCTAGTATATCGCATTCGCCATAAAGGGACCATCGCTTTCCATCCCACATGACTCCATCGAGTAGCCGGGTCGCAATGGTAGAATTCTCCCCAGCCCCAGTGCCCTGCATGGGCAGCGAGATCCGTCGTACTAGGGACGTAGATCAACGCACGGAGCCGTCATCTCCTGGTTCTTGTCCAAACTCAACCCAGCCCTCATTAGCTGTAATATTGGGGTGGGGAGGTGGAAGAACATCCAATCCTGTCTTGCCTGAAAACAATCATATTTCAACCGCACCCTCCCGCATCCACACTCCCACCGGTTGCTTTCACCACCCTCTCAACCTCCTTCTTACACTCCGGCATCGCACTCGCCATTTCCTTGGCTAAGACATCCCTAAAACTAGCAAACGCCTCCATCTTCCCCTTCAACTCCTGATTCGACTTCTGTACCAACTCCACAAACTCTCTCGTGTATATGTCCGGATTGCGCGCCGCGTCGACATAGTCTATGATCTCGGGTGGAAGTTGGATGCTTTGGACAGGAGGATCGGCGGGGGAGAGGCCCGTTCGAGATGGTGGGGATTGGACGTAGGAAGGGTCAGGTGCTGCGTGAGCAGAGAGGGTTTGAAGGGAGACTGTAAGGGATTTTCTGGGGCCCGAGAAGGTTAGTTTGGGATGCTTGCGTCGGATGAAAAGGGGCTAGagggggaggggaaaaaaggtcGACAAACAGCTTCTTGACTAATTCTTGTTGGGTCTCCGGCCCCAGGTATCCATGAACGGCCGACTGGATCTCGAAGAAGTTCTGGATCACGTCCTTGAGATCCTCTGTGTGGAGCAAAGAGCCTGTTAATATCCTCCTCAAGGAAATAGTGGGTGGTCGTGGCTTACCATCAATCTGACTCAGGGTAATCGGCGCCATAGCTGCAAGACAGACTTCTCAACAGCCGATTGCTGACTGCACGCCTGAGAGCGTGGATTCGTCCTGCTTAGTCGTCATCGGTGAAGACTAAGGAATTAGTTACATAATCCGGACGGTTAGTGACCCATCTCAACGCAAATCGGGGCCTCATCGCATCAAAGACTCACTCCAGCTTCAGGTTCGGCTTAGtcggaaaaaaaaggaaagaaactATAATTATCCTGTATTCTCATCAACGCTATTAAAGTGGACTTTAATGCTTCAAAAAGGAATAAGATCTCCGCTCAGAATGCATGATCGCAAAACGTAGCAATGCCTCAAGCCCTGGACATACGCTCGGCAAGTATCCCAACGTGTCCAGGAGCACCATGTCAAGTGCAGGACGATATTCACAGAGCTAAAACGATATATTCCTCGTCTATAAAAAGGTCGAGGGGTTCGCAAGATGATTATATGCAGTAGAAATTTATACATCCAAAGCTTCAAACAAGCCCTCACATAATGCACAACAGATAtaaatatgtatgtatgtatatcaCAGGATCATCACCTATACTTCCTTCGTGCGTACCAGCGGTACCTTGGTGGCAGTCGGGGGTAAATCTATTTCCGTTTCAACCAATTCAAGTCCAGATAGACTCGGATAGCGTCGACTGAAACTGATTTCCCAGTCTTCTTTTGTGGTGGAGGGTTTGTGGTCCATAGATAAATGTCCTTCCATGTCTGGGTCAATGGATGTGTCAGCATGGCTGCGGAGATTCTTTGGCTTTGGAGGCGCGACTGGGCGCGGTCCGGAGCGCGCTAGGAAGGGTGATTGTGGTGACTGCGGCTGATCGCACTGTGGCGTAAAACCGCCAGCTGTACTCGTGTCTTTGGATGTCGGTCTTGAGCTAAGCTCCTTATTTGGAGAATGCACAGGCTTTCGCGTAGAAACAGGCGCTGGCCTTTCAGGGAGTGACCTTTCAAACTGCTTTGCCTGCAAAGCAGATTCGGCATCAGTATAACGACCATAGCCCGAGGCAGTTCTAATCGAGGGTTTCGTATTTTCTCGGAGGAGGGACTGGACCTTGTTCTGTATGGTTGATGATCTACCTCCTTCCGCTGATCCACCCAGACCTCCTTTCTCCGCCACTCTCTGACGATATTCGGCCGCGGCATGCGCAACTCGTTTTTCCTCTTGAGATAACCGACGGCGTTCGAGCTCTCGGCGTGTCTCAGGAGACAAGTCTTCCTCATTGAATCCTCGGCCGTCATCGCTCATATCAGCAACTTCTGACCCCGTGATAGGGCTCAGATCAGCGTTCCTCTCTTCCGACGACAGGCCCATGATCTCCTGGGGCGCATTATTCTCGAATCGACGGAAGGCATCGCCAAACCGACCAGCGAATAGCGTCTTCGTTCCAGATAAGGATAATGACGATAAACTTGATCGTTTGATATGCTTAGACCCCGTGCTTGAGCGCTTCTCTTGCTTGCGactttgttcttcttcttccttggCTCGTAGATAATCAACATCAGATGATATATTGCGATCGGCCCCGGATCGTACCGGACGCAATAGCTCTGCACCATCATCCGGCTCTCGCGGAGAGCCGGGATCGTAGGAAGAAGCCGAGCTATCTCGATCCCGGAGATATTCAACTCTGGGTCCAACGTACGCACTCGACGGCCGGGATTTTGCGTTCGCGGACTTAGAACGAGTGGTCAAAGAATCATTGACGTCCAACACATGCGGACGGGATCCTTCCAAGGATGGTCGGGAAGATACGGGTGATTTGGGCAACTCCTCGGAGGACAAATTCCTTGACGATCGCCTTCCTAAAATATCCCGCGATTTGCTCAGTATGTTAAGGCCATGTTCCCATGATTGTCGTTTAGACTGCGACGCTTCGGAGAGTCTATGTCCAGGTCGGGAAGGTATCGATGAACTCTCTCCGGGTCGCGGCGGGGGAGATGGAGAAGTCATAGTGCCGGTGGACACCATAAGTGGCCTTTGGGGTGCAGGCTGGTAtattgggacttgttgaGAAGAGCGTTCGGGGAGAATATTTGTCTGAGTGGTCTTCGCTTCCAAAAGTGGGCGAGAGGTTTTAGTAGGTTGTATACCCAAGGCAGGGCTTCTGTGGGGAGGAGGAGCAGTGGCCGGTTTGACAAATGCGTCGTCTGCAAGGGCATTTGTAATTCTTTTAGAAAGATCATCTGTCGGTATATTTGTATCGGCAGACACAGTGGGTTCAAATTCGAACTTCCCACTCTTTTCGTGTATGAGAGTAAACTGGTCCAGCGTCGGAAACCGCGAGGCCAATTCGTCAGGGTGTGTCCGTTTCGCCCCTCCATCGAGCGCCGCAAATGGATCGTGAGATGCAGCTCGAAGAGGTGAAGGGCTGGGCTTAGCGGAGTGCTGAGCCGAAGTAGGTTTCGACGGCCTTCCTCTCCTCATTGGAGCGATGTCTGGTATTATTTGAGTTTCTTGCATAGGCGGAGAGAATACAGCACCGATTTTTGGTGTCTCGGCAGGCGTTGGGAGCTTGTGATGCTGACGAGCCTCGGATTGTGAACGGCCGGAATAAATCTAGAGTGCATGAGTGTCTGTTCCCAGCAAATACACAGCGATATCCTTACATCACGAATGGGCACGTCCTTTCCTCGCATGTGACACGCCTCTCGCAAAACCTGGTAGATGTTTGGACGATTCTGCGGGTGCTCCTTCAACATCGACGCTATACACAAAACGATCAGTCTTTGCTGTAAACACACTGGAGAACAGCATCCTACCTATTAAGAGTTTTAACCGATCGGAGAAGTGCGGGTATGCTGGAAATTTAAAACTTGCGTTGAGAATTGCCATCTGGCCGACCTCTTCGAAAGGTGTTGTGTAGTAGCAGAGCTTGTACAACAATACTCCCAGCGCCCATATATCGCTCTTCTCATCTATCGGCTGTTTCCGGTATACATCGATCATCTCAGGGCTACGATACTGCAGGGTCGTGTGCCGTTGAACGTCGTCCTCGATCAAGCGCCCCTCTGCCGCTGATGATGCAGGCGGCCGCGGAGACGCTGAAGATCCAAAATCGCAGAGTTTGTAGCAGTACGACGAGCCATTAAGTGAAATAAGCACATTCTCCACCTTCAAATCCCTGTGCAATAAAGGGGGTTTTAGATAGTGCATGCAGGCAACGCCCTCCGCCACATCCGTGAATATCTTCAAGACCTCTGGCTCGGTCAAACGATTCTGAAGTCTCGTGTTCATAAAATCAATCAATCCACCACCGGCGCAGAACTCCATGAGTAAGAACACTTCAAAGCCGCCTCCCTTCAGCTGCGATGCATGTGAATCGATGTATGTGACGATATGCCGATGACCTTTCAATCTCTTCATCGTCTCGACCTCTGTGCGCATATTGGCCAGGGCTGCTTTATCGGGGACGGCGACCCGTTTTAGTACGGCGGTTTCAGAGCCATCGACGGGCTGTGGAAGCCGAACGACATAGACGTGCGCAAATCCTCCCTCGGAGAGGTATTTCTCTATGACGACCCGGTGGTTTCCAACCTGCACCTTCGTTCCCGGCATGAAGGTGCCTGCGGGAGCTGCAGCGGCGGCGGCCATCTGTGGTAGAGATCGATCCAGCCAGTTGGTTATTTTAACGACGGAGGGAGTTCGTGAGGAAAGGGAGTGGAAATGTGCGCTGTAGATGAACGGAGGGCTGCTGGTGAATGGGAGACCCGATACATACAGGGATGTACTTGGCAAGGAGGGATCAAAGGATACGGAGGACAACGAAAGGGAGGCCGAAAAGTTAGGAACAACACTGCATTGGGAATAACCGTGTAGAACGCAGGGTATAAAAGACAGGGCAGTAAGGCAATTGTCTCCCAGAAGGAGAGTGGCTTGCCTGTGAATCGAGCTGTGCAGCCGTTTTGTCGAAGTGACTGCGgcggtgatgatgatggcagGGGAGCTGCTCAGCAGGTACGGCGTAATACCACGCCAAGTGACCAACACCGGGCCTTGACCAATCAGAGCGCGGGGAGAATGCGGGTGATCGTGGCACCGGTATTGTATTACGGCTGGTTTGCTGGGGTAACTTTGGTAACTTTCTGTTATGACAGATCAGGTGCCGGCTGTTATGTATGTACCGTCACGCACCGTCAAGCGGGCTACACGGACAGAATGACATCGCGGTCACTTCGCTGCTATATATGGGCTCATCGCTGTCCACAACGAGAGCGTTGCTTGGCCGTGAATCCGGTGCGTTTGCGCCTACAGTTTCTTCGGAGCATTCATCTCTGTTGCCTGGCCCAATCATCAGGCATGAATATTTCATCCTACTCATTTAT includes:
- the NUT2 gene encoding RNA polymerase II mediator complex subunit (EggNog:ENOG410PNX9~COG:K~BUSCO:15093at33183) is translated as MAPITLSQIDEDLKDVIQNFFEIQSAVHGYLGPETQQELVKKLKSLTVSLQTLSAHAAPDPSYVQSPPSRTGLSPADPPVQSIQLPPEIIDYVDAARNPDIYTREFVELVQKSNQELKGKMEAFASFRDVLAKEMASAMPECKKEVERVVKATGGSVDAGGCG
- a CDS encoding uncharacterized protein (EggNog:ENOG410PHC9~COG:T~BUSCO:1561at33183), which gives rise to MAAAAAAPAGTFMPGTKVQVGNHRVVIEKYLSEGGFAHVYVVRLPQPVDGSETAVLKRVAVPDKAALANMRTEVETMKRLKGHRHIVTYIDSHASQLKGGGFEVFLLMEFCAGGGLIDFMNTRLQNRLTEPEVLKIFTDVAEGVACMHYLKPPLLHRDLKVENVLISLNGSSYCYKLCDFGSSASPRPPASSAAEGRLIEDDVQRHTTLQYRSPEMIDVYRKQPIDEKSDIWALGVLLYKLCYYTTPFEEVGQMAILNASFKFPAYPHFSDRLKLLIASMLKEHPQNRPNIYQVLREACHMRGKDVPIRDIYSGRSQSEARQHHKLPTPAETPKIGAVFSPPMQETQIIPDIAPMRRGRPSKPTSAQHSAKPSPSPLRAASHDPFAALDGGAKRTHPDELASRFPTLDQFTLIHEKSGKFEFEPTVSADTNIPTDDLSKRITNALADDAFVKPATAPPPHRSPALGIQPTKTSRPLLEAKTTQTNILPERSSQQVPIYQPAPQRPLMVSTGTMTSPSPPPRPGESSSIPSRPGHRLSEASQSKRQSWEHGLNILSKSRDILGRRSSRNLSSEELPKSPVSSRPSLEGSRPHVLDVNDSLTTRSKSANAKSRPSSAYVGPRVEYLRDRDSSASSYDPGSPREPDDGAELLRPVRSGADRNISSDVDYLRAKEEEEQSRKQEKRSSTGSKHIKRSSLSSLSLSGTKTLFAGRFGDAFRRFENNAPQEIMGLSSEERNADLSPITGSEVADMSDDGRGFNEEDLSPETRRELERRRLSQEEKRVAHAAAEYRQRVAEKGGLGGSAEGGRSSTIQNKAKQFERSLPERPAPVSTRKPVHSPNKELSSRPTSKDTSTAGGFTPQCDQPQSPQSPFLARSGPRPVAPPKPKNLRSHADTSIDPDMEGHLSMDHKPSTTKEDWEISFSRRYPSLSGLELVETEIDLPPTATKVPLVRTKEV